TCCCATAAAGATTTGGGCTGTTTTAGTCAGAGCACTAAGAGCAGGTATCTGCTCCGTATGGCCATCGGTAGTCGGGATTACCCGCTCTGCGAGTCGTCCACGGCCGGGTCGAGGGCAAGCGGCCTCTTTTTTGTTATTGTTTCCACAattaccaaaaaaaaaaaaaaggagagtcGCTTTACCGACTTCACAGAGGAGCCATCTAGCAGGCCTGAAGAGTGGAAAGTGGTCCGATTTGAGCCCGCGGATAGAAGAAGGGCACGGCTCCGGTGTATTGGACGACGCCCAGAGTCGGCAAACCAGTCGCGGCCGAGAGAAATACGCTTCcctctctattttttttttagcgTACTTTAGAAGGCAGGCCTTCAGACGCGTCTAGAGTTGTCTGTATGTCTTGGGCGACTGGGGGCCCCCTTGACAATGTCAAGTTTCGGGTCAAGCACGAGGCCATTACGGGTAACGGGTTGCCGGCTCAGCCATCTCATTGGTGCCACCTCCATTGACCCAGAGACCAGTTTCTAGAACGATGTCAGAAGCGCCGGGGATAGAGACACTGTCTTGGATACCTGCTACCCTGGCCACCGTCGCTTACATGTACCCATTCGCGCATCACCAGCTGTCATGCGCCCCAGAGTCCAGTATCGTAGTTGATATCTACAGAAGATAGATTGGACGACCCAATGGGATTTTGCATTCTTTTACGCAAGTAAATTTGTAAGCTTGTGAAGCATCATCTCTGTCTGGCTACTATGCTCTTAGCGTTGACGCATGCCGCAGGAGTTTACGAATTCAACCTACCTTTGTTCCGATCTTTGGCTGAGACTTGCTTGGCTATGGTTCACTTTCATCTCATGAGATTGTTTTGGCGTCCATCATAAAGACCGTCAATTATCACTGTGGTCGATATTACCTAGGTACTTGTAGGTAGTCGCAGCGTTTGATACATCGGGTACTTTAAGTCGCCGGATAGCCGAGGGCGCGAGGGCCGGCGCAGTATAATTTGCTAGGATGTGTTGAAAGGCCGTGAATAATACCCAACCCGCCGGTTCTCGCGGATCTGCGGGCATTGAGCATTAATTATCTGACCATATATTGCTCAAAAGGTAAATATGTATGCCATCGCTCAGCATGGGACGCTATCAAAAATTTAAGCGATGATCGAATGAGCCGGGCGTAACGAGTCCTGCCTTGGGCTAGATATGCCCGGGTCGTTGCATTGACGATACTGCCGAGTCACGGCACCGCATAGACTATCAGAGTCATCGGACACAATGGGAAGCAGGTAGCTCTTTGAAGGTGTTAAGCTGAGATTTGTTGAGGGAGAAAGTGTCGGCTCGCCGTCATAGTTTCGTGGTAGCGAAGACAGGCGGCGTTATTTAGTAATTCGGAACAATCCCGCTGATTGTGAATCGTCGACATTGCTCGCCTTTTTTGAATGGCTTTTGCGAGCCTCAGCGTTGGGAGAACCAGGTGAGAGAGTTGATATTTATATGAAAGCGAGAATATTGTTTTTCCTAAATGTTTACAATAGAAGTGGCTTGAGTAGTTCAATTGAGTTTTGAGGCTACCAAGTGGCTGCTCCTTAATGAGAGCAGCACCGCCATCCACGTGCGACTACGTCATGCACCCAGCTCTTGTCGTGTCTGCGTCATTCGTGGCGCATCGCGGCTTTCGATTGCCGGCTACAGCTGGTGGCCAATCCCAAAAGACAGCCTGGTGGTTGTTGATTGCGTGAACTCAATGTCAGCCTGACTTGCGCGCACAATCTGGTTACGCAATAAGATGGAAGCTAAAAAGTCTAACCAGCCGTTGCATGCCAAACCGGCTCATGTTGTGGGCTGATGGCATGCAATAAATGAAGCTTGTCTCCTCCCGCAGCCGCCGTTCGACGGGTGATGTTTTGTCCCTTCTTTTTCGTGacttgagaaagaaaactCTATATTTTGCTTAATCCTAGAGTCTAGCTCTCCGAGTCTTTAACATCAGGCCTATTACAGAGAATCTTGAAAGGACTTTTACCTCATCGCAGCCTCCATCATGGGTGTTTGTTCGGTCATATGCGTGATATTCATCACCATTATCTGTACGCTGAGATGTCAACTTCCAGACTCGCGTTGTGCTAACTACGTTGCTTTAGTCCCTCCGCTCGGCGTCTGGGCTGTAGCAGGATGTGGAATGGGTAAGTTGATTCACGATGTTGGATACACGAAGGGATTTGGAAAATATGCTAAGGTGCTATAGATTTGGTCATCAACATATTCCTGACGATTCTCGGATACTTGCCGGGCCACATACACGCGTTTTATCTTGAATATGTCTACTACGATAGGCGGCAACAAGCCCGCGAGGGTTATGCTCCACCACGTCGTGCTCCCGGCATTTACTCCGAAAAGGTGCAAACGGGTGGGCAAGCCTTTCGACAAAATTACGGaacaatggcagcggcaccaccaccgccaccaccaccagctgcGCAAACCGAACCAGCGCCCATTGGTGGTCAGCCGTACGAAAGCCAGGCATATGGGAATCAGCCATACAATCAGGGTTATGGTAACCCGGGATATGGCAACCAGGGATATGGCAACCAGGGATATGGCAATCAAGGGTATAGCAACCAAGGGCACAACAACCAACATTCAGGATATATCTAAAGCCTCGATTGCGATACGGGGCAGGGAAGGCTGTTTTGGTCGGCGAGAGGGTTTGATGCAAGGTGTCGATTGAATCTGGATTGTTTGAGAGTGCTTTTCAAATGGATTGAGTTGAGACAAGTCAGCGAGAAAGTCTGACTGGGCCAGTTCGGCATGAACACTCGAGGCTACAACTGGCCATACTCTAGCCGAACTGGAGCAGAATTTCAGGAGCTGGTTGCGGCGATCAGTGAAGAAGTAAGATACCAAGTACTGATAATTAGTAGAAGTATTAATGGCAATAGTAGTATGTACCAAAGAGTAATCGTGGTTGGATTGCTTCTCTTGAGCTTTGCTGTACATGAAATGGGAGAGAGAACTTGTGGATGACATCACCACTTGCAGGCATCTCCGCTTACGGCTCTCCTACAAGTACTAGTAGGTATGTGCTACATGCATAGAAtacttacttattattagcAATATATAGacatggatggatggattaATTGATTGATGGCCAATTGGATGCCCGCAATGAATTACAACACGTCCTCGCCTGAAACACCTTGCGAGGCATGCGTCTATTACCCAGCTTTTG
This portion of the Trichoderma atroviride chromosome 6, complete sequence genome encodes:
- a CDS encoding uncharacterized protein (EggNog:ENOG41~TransMembrane:1 (n3-18c27/28o37-61i)~SECRETED:SignalP(1-20)), with the translated sequence MGVCSVICVIFITIICTLRCQLPDSRCANYVALVPPLGVWAVAGCGMDLVINIFLTILGYLPGHIHAFYLEYVYYDRRQQAREGYAPPRRAPGIYSEKVQTGGQAFRQNYGTMAAAPPPPPPPAAQTEPAPIGGQPYESQAYGNQPYNQGYGNPGYGNQGYGNQGYGNQGYSNQGHNNQHSGYI